A window of the Aquimarina spinulae genome harbors these coding sequences:
- a CDS encoding FkbM family methyltransferase, translated as MKQIIKKMISGILNGIMALIPGKTRKASFLGWISRILEDSNNQVEYDADYDMYWLKNREQYLYLVQQPYFNFSKKKLYRSIERIACQYYTPKKGDVIVDIGAGIGTETLFFDEKTENEGRIYSIEASRASHQKLVELCAKNQIKTSENLNLAITDSNQKLWIEESNNYQVDYINKESKGVEVDGITLDHFVEKKNITNIDFLKVNIEGSELQMIEGMENAIKITKNVAISCHDFLFDDDRQIKIKMSKFLKANNFQVSYNQTGHQIIDSWIYGKQR; from the coding sequence ATGAAACAAATCATAAAAAAAATGATATCAGGAATCCTCAATGGTATTATGGCTTTGATTCCGGGAAAAACCCGTAAAGCATCTTTTTTAGGATGGATTAGTAGGATACTTGAAGACTCTAATAATCAAGTAGAATATGATGCAGATTATGATATGTATTGGTTAAAAAATAGAGAGCAATATCTTTATTTGGTACAACAACCATATTTCAATTTTAGTAAGAAGAAGCTTTATCGAAGTATCGAACGGATAGCTTGTCAATATTATACGCCTAAAAAAGGAGATGTAATTGTCGATATTGGTGCAGGAATAGGGACAGAAACGTTATTTTTTGACGAAAAAACAGAAAATGAAGGTAGAATATATTCTATCGAAGCTAGTAGAGCAAGTCATCAAAAACTTGTAGAATTATGTGCTAAAAACCAAATTAAAACTTCCGAAAATTTAAATCTGGCTATTACCGATAGTAATCAAAAATTATGGATTGAAGAATCGAATAATTATCAAGTTGATTACATAAATAAAGAATCCAAAGGGGTAGAAGTAGATGGGATCACTTTAGATCATTTTGTAGAAAAAAAGAATATAACAAACATTGATTTTCTTAAGGTTAATATAGAAGGATCCGAACTACAAATGATAGAAGGTATGGAAAATGCAATCAAGATTACTAAAAATGTTGCTATCTCCTGTCATGATTTTCTTTTTGATGATGACCGACAGATTAAGATTAAAATGTCAAAATTCTTAAAAGCTAATAATTTTCAGGTTTCCTATAATCAAACGGGACATCAGATAATAGATAGCTGGATATATGGAAAACAACGATAG